The Candidatus Accumulibacter similis genome has a segment encoding these proteins:
- a CDS encoding NAD-glutamate dehydrogenase, translated as MPETECNLRRNLHEIAGQLRLSAAVVEFLDCYYADFDFAGGSDASPEELVGAAIQHFRLGEQRSLRQPVLALYTPDFDRHGWHSPHTVIDVVTDDMPFLVDSITMLVYRRGLAIHRLLHPLLGAERGPDGGLQRITPHGGQGSRTESWIHLEIDRIGDGGEVEELQQEIAGVLADVRSAVEDGAAIQQNMRAAAAELAADAEEAAYLSWIAANNFVFLGGAEYFVAAGEQRLTRARDSGLGILRHSDHPRFGRSLAAIPGEVAELGRDPSPLILVKADARSSVHRPAYLDFIGVKRLDGSGRIVGLRAFVGLYTAHVYHVSATDIPLLRQKVAAVRQEIGFVARSHRDKTLLNVLETYPRDELIEIAHADLVRIARGIVALHEREQVRVFMRDDRWGRYVSVIAYMPRDRFDTTVRKRISALLYEALAAERVDYFVMIGESRLARLHFIARTPVGTQYAYDAVAIERQAARIVRGWSDELKQNLVGHYGEEHGNRLLRRYAAELPLSYQERVTAAAAVSDLDRLQAAEVSGLVEVKLSAAQGDDDAHQHLKLFRRGRPRPLSAILPVLENLGLTVLSEQPFSLPASDLHIADFAVRLPQARALDDEATRAAFVDLLERLLRDQAENDGFNRLVLLAGLDGRQIGILRAYSRYLRQAGLPFSQAYVERCLATHFEITHRLVDLFAALFAPTADDARAAALGDELAMALMQVSNPDDDRILSALQTAIAATLRTNAYQTTKDGAAKGYLSFKLASREIPFLPAPTPLYEIFVYSERVEGVHLRGARVARGGLRWSDRMEDFRTEVLGLVKAQMVKNALIVPLGSKGGFVCKRLPPPGDREAWQAEGIACYSTFIRGLLDLTDNRVDGRVLPPAGVRRRDGDDPYLVVAADKGTASFSDIANSIAIEYGFWLGDAFASGGSVGYDHKKMGITARGAWEAVKRHFRELGLDIQTQAFTVVGIGDMSGDVFGNGMLLSREIRLLAAFDHRHIFIDPDPDAVRSHAERQRLFDLPRSSWADYDPTLISAGGGVWPRTAKAIPLSPQVQAWLATDASQMSPPELIHNLLQAPVDLLYNGGIGTYVKAGSQSHQEANDRGNDILRVDAGQLRARVVGEGGNLGLTQKGRIEFALNGGRIYTDAIDNSAGVDCSDHEVNIKILLAGLVASGEMTGRQRDALLASMTDEVATLVLADNYQQTQAIALEVATATEFLAAHARLMRSLEARGALHRAVEFLPDDKGLAERGQQKRGLTAPEIAVLMAYAKITLKEAVLASDLPDSGDVRDLLESYFPSVLRSSCRALMAAHPLQRDIITTQLVNRLVNRMGTTFVLQLGEETGAAPAQVAAAWYAASQILDAEALWREIEALDLQLDAARQIELMLALRAMTAAATELILVQHLGGMTIGELVDEYRPAVVAAIARVRQGRSGEQAATALTADAAAIVGAIDRVNLARACAHSLDEVAHGLTELVSHLDLDWLATAVARLPAGNRWQARARARLAAELAELRQNLLRQVLGGRLPATATARDVLDEMKVNEPQDLAMLSAGLAELRRVMGC; from the coding sequence ATGCCCGAAACAGAGTGCAACCTGCGCCGCAACCTGCACGAAATTGCCGGACAACTGAGGCTGTCGGCTGCGGTGGTCGAGTTTCTCGATTGCTACTACGCCGACTTCGATTTCGCCGGCGGTAGCGACGCCAGTCCGGAAGAACTCGTCGGTGCTGCGATCCAGCATTTTCGCCTCGGCGAGCAGCGGTCGCTGCGGCAACCGGTGCTCGCCCTCTATACGCCGGACTTCGATCGCCACGGCTGGCACTCGCCGCATACGGTCATCGACGTCGTTACCGACGACATGCCTTTCCTCGTCGATTCGATCACCATGCTCGTCTATCGCCGCGGGCTCGCCATCCACCGTCTGCTGCACCCGTTGCTCGGCGCCGAACGCGGGCCTGACGGCGGCTTGCAGCGGATCACTCCGCATGGCGGGCAGGGCAGCCGGACCGAGTCCTGGATTCATCTCGAGATCGATCGCATCGGCGACGGCGGCGAGGTCGAAGAACTGCAGCAGGAGATCGCCGGCGTGCTCGCCGATGTGCGGTCGGCCGTCGAGGATGGTGCCGCCATCCAGCAGAACATGCGTGCAGCCGCTGCCGAACTCGCCGCGGACGCCGAGGAGGCGGCCTACCTGAGCTGGATCGCTGCCAACAATTTCGTCTTTCTTGGTGGCGCCGAGTACTTCGTCGCCGCCGGTGAGCAGCGCCTGACCCGTGCGCGCGACAGCGGGCTCGGCATCCTGCGGCACAGCGATCACCCGCGCTTCGGCCGTAGTCTTGCCGCCATTCCGGGCGAGGTCGCCGAATTGGGCAGGGATCCGTCGCCACTGATCCTGGTCAAGGCAGATGCCCGCTCATCCGTTCACCGTCCGGCCTATCTGGACTTCATCGGCGTCAAGCGTCTCGATGGCAGCGGCCGCATCGTCGGTCTGCGCGCCTTCGTCGGCCTGTACACCGCGCACGTCTATCATGTGTCGGCGACCGACATTCCGCTGCTGCGACAGAAGGTGGCCGCCGTGCGCCAGGAGATCGGTTTCGTCGCGCGCAGTCATCGCGACAAGACGCTGCTCAACGTCCTCGAAACCTATCCGCGTGACGAACTGATCGAGATCGCGCACGCCGACCTGGTGCGGATTGCGCGTGGCATCGTCGCCCTGCATGAGCGCGAGCAGGTGCGGGTCTTCATGCGTGACGACCGCTGGGGGCGCTACGTTTCGGTCATCGCCTACATGCCGCGTGACCGCTTCGACACAACGGTCCGCAAACGGATCTCGGCGCTGCTCTACGAGGCGCTGGCAGCGGAACGGGTGGACTACTTCGTCATGATCGGCGAGTCGCGCCTCGCCCGCCTGCACTTCATCGCGCGCACGCCGGTCGGCACGCAGTATGCTTACGATGCCGTCGCGATCGAGCGTCAGGCGGCGCGCATAGTCCGCGGCTGGAGCGACGAGCTGAAGCAGAATCTCGTCGGCCACTATGGCGAGGAGCATGGCAACCGCCTGCTGCGCCGCTACGCAGCGGAACTGCCACTGTCGTACCAGGAGCGGGTGACAGCGGCCGCTGCGGTATCGGATCTCGACCGCCTGCAGGCCGCCGAAGTGAGTGGCCTCGTCGAAGTCAAGCTGAGCGCCGCGCAGGGTGACGACGACGCGCACCAGCACCTGAAGCTGTTTCGCCGCGGCCGCCCACGACCGCTGTCGGCGATCCTGCCGGTGCTCGAGAATCTCGGCCTGACGGTGCTTTCCGAGCAGCCGTTCAGTCTGCCGGCGAGTGACCTGCACATTGCCGATTTCGCCGTCCGCCTGCCGCAGGCCCGGGCGCTCGACGACGAAGCGACGCGCGCGGCCTTCGTCGACCTGCTTGAGCGCCTGCTGCGTGACCAGGCGGAGAACGACGGCTTCAACCGCCTGGTGCTGCTGGCGGGTCTCGATGGACGGCAGATCGGCATCCTGCGTGCCTACAGCCGCTACCTGCGGCAGGCCGGACTGCCGTTCAGTCAGGCCTACGTCGAGCGCTGCCTGGCGACCCACTTCGAGATCACCCACCGGTTGGTCGACCTCTTTGCCGCGCTGTTCGCACCGACCGCCGACGATGCGCGCGCCGCCGCGCTGGGTGACGAACTGGCGATGGCGCTGATGCAGGTCAGCAATCCCGACGACGACCGGATTCTCTCGGCACTGCAGACGGCCATCGCGGCGACGCTGCGCACCAACGCCTACCAGACGACAAAGGATGGCGCCGCGAAGGGCTACCTGTCGTTCAAGCTTGCCTCGCGAGAGATTCCCTTCCTGCCGGCGCCAACCCCGTTGTACGAGATCTTCGTCTACAGCGAGCGGGTCGAGGGCGTGCACCTGCGTGGCGCCCGCGTCGCCCGTGGCGGTCTGCGCTGGTCGGATCGCATGGAAGACTTCCGCACCGAGGTGCTGGGCCTGGTCAAGGCGCAGATGGTCAAGAACGCGCTGATCGTGCCGCTCGGTTCGAAGGGCGGCTTCGTCTGCAAGCGGTTGCCGCCGCCGGGTGACCGGGAGGCCTGGCAGGCCGAGGGAATCGCCTGCTATTCGACCTTCATCCGGGGCCTGCTCGACCTGACGGACAACCGGGTCGACGGCCGGGTACTGCCGCCCGCCGGCGTCCGCCGGCGTGATGGCGACGATCCCTACCTGGTGGTTGCCGCCGACAAGGGGACGGCGAGCTTCTCGGACATCGCCAACTCCATCGCCATCGAGTACGGCTTCTGGCTTGGCGATGCCTTCGCCTCTGGCGGCTCGGTCGGCTATGACCACAAGAAGATGGGCATCACCGCACGCGGCGCCTGGGAAGCCGTCAAGAGGCACTTCCGCGAGTTGGGTCTCGATATCCAGACGCAAGCCTTCACCGTCGTCGGCATCGGCGACATGTCAGGCGACGTCTTTGGCAACGGCATGCTGCTGTCGCGCGAAATCCGGCTCCTCGCCGCCTTCGATCACCGCCACATCTTCATCGATCCAGACCCGGACGCGGTGCGCAGCCATGCCGAGCGACAGCGCCTCTTCGACCTGCCGCGCTCGTCGTGGGCCGACTATGATCCGACGCTGATCTCGGCCGGTGGTGGCGTCTGGCCACGCACCGCCAAGGCCATTCCGCTGTCACCACAGGTGCAGGCCTGGCTGGCGACCGACGCCAGCCAGATGTCGCCGCCCGAGCTGATCCACAACCTGCTGCAGGCGCCGGTCGATCTGCTCTACAACGGCGGCATCGGTACCTATGTCAAGGCCGGCAGCCAGAGCCACCAGGAAGCGAACGACCGCGGCAACGACATCCTGCGCGTCGATGCCGGCCAGTTGCGGGCACGGGTCGTCGGCGAGGGTGGCAACCTCGGGCTGACGCAGAAGGGGCGCATCGAGTTCGCCCTCAACGGTGGCCGCATCTACACCGACGCGATCGACAATTCGGCCGGCGTCGACTGCTCGGACCACGAGGTCAACATCAAGATCCTGCTCGCCGGGCTGGTCGCCAGCGGGGAAATGACCGGCCGGCAGCGCGACGCCCTGCTGGCGTCGATGACCGACGAGGTGGCGACCCTGGTGCTGGCCGACAACTACCAGCAGACGCAGGCGATCGCGCTCGAAGTGGCAACCGCAACCGAGTTCCTGGCGGCACACGCACGGCTGATGCGCAGTCTCGAAGCGCGCGGCGCCCTGCATCGCGCAGTCGAGTTCCTGCCCGACGACAAGGGCCTTGCCGAGCGCGGCCAGCAGAAGCGCGGTCTCACGGCCCCGGAAATCGCCGTCCTTATGGCCTACGCCAAGATCACCCTCAAGGAGGCCGTCCTGGCCTCCGACCTGCCCGACAGCGGCGATGTTCGTGACCTGCTGGAAAGCTACTTTCCGAGCGTCCTGCGCAGCTCGTGTCGTGCCCTGATGGCGGCTCATCCGCTGCAGCGGGACATCATCACCACGCAGTTGGTGAATCGACTGGTGAACCGGATGGGGACGACCTTTGTTCTGCAGTTGGGCGAGGAGACGGGCGCCGCGCCGGCACAGGTGGCAGCCGCCTGGTATGCAGCCAGCCAGATACTGGACGCGGAGGCGCTGTGGCGCGAGATCGAGGCACTCGACCTGCAGCTCGATGCCGCAAGGCAGATCGAGCTGATGCTCGCCCTGCGGGCGATGACGGCGGCGGCGACCGAACTGATCCTGGTGCAGCACCTCGGTGGGATGACGATCGGTGAACTGGTCGACGAGTACCGGCCGGCGGTCGTCGCGGCGATAGCCCGGGTGCGTCAGGGCAGGAGTGGCGAACAGGCGGCAACGGCGCTGACCGCGGACGCGGCAGCTATCGTCGGCGCCATCGACCGGGTCAACCTGGCTCGCGCTTGCGCGCACTCGCTCGACGAGGTCGCGCATGGACTGACCGAACTTGTCAGCCATCTCGATCTCGACTGGCTCGCCACCGCCGTCGCACGGCTTCCGGCAGGCAACCGTTGGCAGGCGCGGGCGCGGGCGCGGTTGGCGGCGGAGCTGGCGGAGTTGCGGCAGAACCTGCTGCGGCAGGTGCTTGGCGGACGTTTGCCGGCAACTGCCACCGCCCGCGATGTGCTCGACGAGATGAAGGTGAACGAGCCGCAGGATCTGGCGATGCTGTCCGCCGGGCTGGCCGAGCTCAGGCGCGTGATGGGCTGCTGA
- a CDS encoding amino acid ABC transporter ATP-binding protein, producing the protein MISMNRVSKHYGAFQVLTDCTTQVHKGEVIVVCGPSGSGKSTLIKCVNGLEPFQSGEIIVNGVSVGDPKTNLSRLRSTVGMVFQNFELFPHMRIIDNLTIAQVKVLGRNPEQAREKGLKLLDRVGLRVQAEKYPGQLSGGQQQRVAIARALSMDPICMLFDEPTSALDPEMINEVLDVMTELAQEGMTMMCVTHEMGFARRVASRVIFMDQGRIVEDDSKEAFFGNPRSERAQQFLAKILHH; encoded by the coding sequence ATGATTTCGATGAACAGGGTCAGCAAGCATTACGGAGCCTTCCAGGTGCTCACCGACTGCACGACGCAGGTCCACAAGGGTGAGGTGATCGTCGTCTGCGGTCCTTCCGGATCGGGCAAGTCAACGCTGATCAAGTGCGTCAATGGACTCGAGCCCTTCCAGAGCGGTGAGATCATCGTCAATGGCGTATCGGTCGGCGATCCGAAGACCAACCTGTCGAGGCTGCGCTCCACGGTCGGCATGGTTTTCCAGAATTTCGAGCTTTTCCCACACATGCGCATCATCGACAACCTGACCATCGCCCAGGTCAAGGTGCTCGGTCGCAATCCCGAGCAGGCGCGCGAGAAGGGCTTGAAGCTGCTTGACCGTGTCGGCCTGCGGGTGCAGGCGGAAAAATATCCTGGCCAGCTCTCGGGTGGACAGCAGCAGCGCGTGGCGATTGCCCGCGCGCTGTCGATGGACCCGATCTGCATGCTCTTCGACGAACCGACATCGGCGCTCGATCCCGAAATGATCAACGAGGTGCTCGACGTCATGACCGAACTGGCGCAGGAAGGAATGACCATGATGTGCGTGACGCACGAGATGGGTTTTGCCCGCCGCGTCGCCAGCCGCGTGATCTTCATGGACCAGGGCCGGATCGTCGAGGACGACAGCAAGGAGGCCTTCTTCGGCAATCCGCGTTCGGAGCGGGCGCAGCAGTTTCTGGCCAAGATTCTGCATCACTGA
- the gltK gene encoding glutamate/aspartate ABC transporter permease GltK codes for MHEFDWSSIPNALPFLWDGMKISLEITLSAVTFGIVWGTLLALMRLSSITPLSWFAAGYVNLFRAVPLVMVLLWFFLIVPHLLESLFGLPRGTDMRLTSAIAGFALFEAAYYSEIIRAGIQSVPRGQMAAASALGMTYSQAMRLVVLPQAFRNMVPLLLTQGIILFQDTSLVYVSALADFFGAAYKVGDRDGRLVELLLFAGAVYFVLCFTASRIVRHYQNKLKTA; via the coding sequence ATGCATGAGTTCGACTGGTCGTCGATTCCCAATGCGCTGCCCTTCCTCTGGGACGGGATGAAGATCTCGCTCGAGATCACGCTCAGCGCCGTCACCTTCGGCATCGTCTGGGGCACGCTGCTGGCACTGATGCGGCTGTCGTCGATCACGCCGCTGTCGTGGTTCGCTGCCGGCTATGTCAACCTTTTTCGCGCCGTACCGCTGGTGATGGTGCTGCTGTGGTTCTTCCTGATCGTGCCGCACCTCCTCGAAAGCCTGTTCGGCCTGCCGCGCGGCACCGACATGCGACTGACCTCGGCGATCGCCGGCTTCGCGCTGTTCGAAGCCGCCTATTACTCGGAGATCATTCGCGCTGGCATCCAGTCGGTACCCAGGGGGCAGATGGCGGCGGCGAGTGCGCTCGGCATGACCTACAGTCAGGCGATGCGGCTGGTGGTGCTGCCGCAGGCGTTCCGCAACATGGTGCCGCTGCTGCTGACGCAGGGCATCATCCTCTTCCAGGACACGTCGCTGGTCTATGTCTCGGCGCTTGCCGATTTCTTCGGCGCCGCCTACAAGGTCGGTGACCGCGACGGCCGGCTGGTCGAACTGCTGCTCTTTGCCGGTGCGGTGTACTTCGTTCTCTGCTTCACGGCATCGCGGATCGTCCGCCATTACCAGAACAAGCTGAAGACGGCCTGA
- a CDS encoding amino acid ABC transporter permease, with product MAYNWNWGVFLQPTATGDDSTYLDWMLHGLQMTVGLSLSAWLIALLLGAVVGVLRTVPNRWLSGLATAYVEVFRNIPLLVQLFLWYFVMPELLPEKLGNAFKQTNPIMQQFLSSMICLALFTSARVAEQVRSGINSLPPGQKNAGLALGFTLPQTYRHVMLPMAVRLIVPPLTSEFLNIFKNSAVCSTIGLLELAAQGRQLVDYTAQPYESFIAVTVAYLLLNIVVMSGMRWVEAHVRVPGYIGGK from the coding sequence ATGGCCTACAACTGGAATTGGGGAGTTTTCCTGCAGCCGACGGCGACCGGTGACGACTCGACCTATCTCGACTGGATGTTGCACGGGCTGCAGATGACCGTCGGCCTGTCGTTGTCCGCCTGGCTGATCGCGCTGCTGCTCGGCGCCGTCGTCGGCGTTCTGCGGACCGTCCCAAACAGATGGTTGTCCGGGCTGGCGACCGCCTACGTCGAGGTCTTCCGCAACATTCCCCTGCTCGTGCAGCTCTTCCTGTGGTACTTCGTCATGCCCGAGCTGTTGCCCGAGAAGCTGGGAAACGCCTTCAAGCAGACCAACCCGATCATGCAGCAGTTTCTGTCGTCGATGATCTGCCTGGCGCTGTTTACCAGTGCGCGCGTCGCCGAACAGGTGCGCTCTGGAATCAACTCGCTGCCGCCCGGGCAGAAGAACGCAGGCCTGGCGCTGGGTTTCACGCTGCCGCAGACCTACCGCCACGTCATGCTGCCGATGGCGGTGCGCCTGATCGTGCCGCCGCTGACCTCGGAGTTCCTCAACATCTTCAAGAACTCGGCCGTCTGCTCGACGATCGGTCTGCTCGAACTGGCTGCACAGGGCCGGCAACTGGTCGACTACACGGCGCAGCCTTACGAGTCGTTCATCGCCGTCACCGTGGCCTACCTGCTGCTCAACATCGTCGTCATGTCCGGCATGCGCTGGGTCGAGGCACACGTGCGCGTTCCTGGCTATATCGGAGGGAAATGA
- a CDS encoding glutamate/aspartate ABC transporter substrate-binding protein, which translates to MLKHSLRGALVAGLVASLLSAPVAAQELTGTLKKIKETGSISLGHRESSIPFSYYDDKQQVIGYSHELMLKVVDAIKAELKLAKLDIRLLPVTSANRITLVQNGSVDLECGSTTNNTERQKQVSFSNSIFVIGTRLMTKTNSGINDFPDLAGKNVVTTAGTTSERLLRKMNEDKQMKMNIISAKDHGESFLTLETGRAVAFMMDDALLYGEMAKAKRPSDWVVVGTPQSYEAYGCMLRKDDPAFKKVVDNALAKVMTSGEAEKIYAKWFLQPIPPKGLNLNFPLSTAVQNIYRSPNDKAFD; encoded by the coding sequence ATGTTGAAACATTCTCTGCGCGGCGCGCTTGTCGCCGGCCTCGTTGCCAGTCTGCTGTCAGCACCGGTCGCGGCCCAGGAACTCACCGGGACCCTGAAGAAGATCAAGGAGACGGGGTCGATCTCGCTCGGTCATCGCGAGTCGTCGATCCCGTTTTCTTATTACGATGACAAGCAGCAGGTCATCGGCTACTCGCACGAGTTGATGCTGAAGGTGGTCGATGCCATCAAGGCCGAGCTGAAGCTGGCCAAGCTCGACATCCGGCTGCTGCCGGTGACCTCCGCCAACCGCATCACGCTGGTCCAGAATGGCTCGGTTGACCTCGAGTGCGGTTCGACGACCAACAATACAGAGCGTCAGAAGCAGGTCAGCTTCTCGAACTCGATCTTCGTCATCGGCACCCGCCTGATGACCAAGACCAATTCCGGGATCAACGATTTTCCCGACCTCGCCGGCAAGAACGTCGTGACGACCGCCGGTACCACTTCCGAGCGTCTGCTGCGCAAGATGAACGAAGACAAGCAGATGAAGATGAACATCATCAGCGCCAAGGATCATGGCGAGTCGTTCCTGACTCTCGAGACCGGTCGCGCGGTGGCCTTCATGATGGACGATGCGCTGCTCTACGGAGAGATGGCCAAGGCCAAGCGGCCGAGCGACTGGGTGGTGGTCGGCACGCCGCAGTCGTACGAGGCCTACGGCTGCATGCTGCGCAAGGATGACCCGGCATTCAAGAAGGTGGTCGACAACGCTCTGGCGAAGGTGATGACCTCCGGCGAAGCGGAGAAGATCTACGCCAAGTGGTTCCTGCAGCCGATTCCGCCGAAGGGGTTGAACCTCAACTTCCCGTTGTCGACGGCCGTGCAGAACATCTACAGGTCGCCGAACGACAAGGCGTTCGACTAG